The following coding sequences lie in one Oceanicola sp. 502str15 genomic window:
- a CDS encoding TSUP family transporter codes for MLPEGLAAALAVPGIVWVLLAAGAAGLAYGFAGFGAALIFMPVASARVGPVEAVTLEACMGLASVVTVLPGALRLADKRDTGFLLIASLIGLPVGVWLLKVVEPEVMRWGICAVAALTLALLVAGWRRKTADSTGALLGVGAASGALGGATGLTGPVMILFKLSGQGSAAEVRASTISFLTLLSMLLLPMLWLQGLIRVEALWLAVLVLPVYTVGALGGQAMFRPEMERLYRRVAYGLIGLAVAMSLPLW; via the coding sequence ATGCTGCCTGAAGGACTGGCCGCCGCGCTGGCGGTGCCCGGGATCGTCTGGGTGCTGTTGGCGGCCGGGGCGGCGGGGCTGGCCTATGGCTTTGCGGGCTTCGGCGCGGCGCTGATCTTCATGCCGGTGGCCTCGGCCCGCGTGGGGCCGGTGGAGGCGGTGACGCTGGAGGCCTGCATGGGGCTGGCGAGCGTGGTGACGGTGCTGCCGGGCGCACTCAGGCTCGCCGACAAGCGGGATACCGGATTTCTTCTCATCGCATCGCTCATCGGGCTGCCGGTGGGAGTCTGGCTGCTGAAGGTGGTGGAGCCGGAGGTGATGCGCTGGGGGATCTGCGCCGTGGCGGCGCTGACGCTGGCGCTGCTGGTGGCGGGCTGGCGGCGCAAGACGGCCGACAGCACCGGCGCATTGCTGGGCGTGGGCGCGGCCTCAGGCGCGCTGGGGGGCGCGACGGGGCTGACCGGGCCGGTGATGATCCTGTTCAAGCTCTCCGGGCAGGGCAGCGCGGCGGAGGTGCGGGCCTCGACGATCTCTTTCCTCACGCTGCTGTCGATGCTGCTGCTGCCGATGCTCTGGCTTCAGGGGCTGATCCGGGTGGAGGCGCTCTGGCTCGCGGTGCTGGTGCTGCCGGTCTACACGGTGGGGGCGCTCGGCGGGCAGGCGATGTTCCGGCCCGAGATGGAGCGGCTCTATCGGCGGGTGGCCTATGGGCTGATCGGGCTGGCGGTGGCGATGAGCCTGCCGCTGTGGTGA
- a CDS encoding sulfite exporter TauE/SafE family protein, with the protein MIGAFEAAWGLEGFWWLVLIIGVAGLVRGFAGFGTGMVFIPLGSIFLDPLWVLAAVIAVDVAGSAPVLPRAIRDVRGRDLMFMLMGCVVTLPLGTYALTASDPALFRWGVSGLSLALVALLISGWRHHVEIGPKGLVGVGAASGFLGGFVGMPGPPVVLAYLGGQYRPERVRATTLLFMLMFVALLGVVLALRGVLEGGGLALGILLIPAYVAGNLAGQALFDPGRARLYRAVAYGVFIASALAGLPIFGG; encoded by the coding sequence ATGATCGGGGCATTCGAGGCGGCGTGGGGGCTGGAGGGCTTTTGGTGGCTGGTGCTGATCATCGGGGTGGCCGGGCTGGTGCGCGGCTTTGCCGGGTTCGGGACCGGGATGGTGTTCATCCCGCTGGGCTCGATCTTTCTTGATCCGCTCTGGGTGCTGGCCGCCGTGATCGCGGTGGATGTGGCGGGCTCGGCCCCGGTGCTGCCGCGGGCGATCCGCGATGTGCGCGGGCGTGACCTGATGTTCATGCTCATGGGCTGCGTGGTGACGCTGCCGCTGGGCACCTATGCGCTGACCGCCTCGGACCCGGCGCTGTTTCGCTGGGGCGTGTCGGGGTTGTCGCTGGCGCTGGTGGCGCTGCTGATCTCGGGCTGGCGGCACCATGTGGAGATCGGCCCGAAGGGGCTGGTGGGGGTGGGCGCGGCCTCTGGCTTTCTGGGCGGTTTCGTGGGGATGCCGGGGCCGCCGGTGGTGCTGGCCTACCTTGGCGGGCAATACCGGCCCGAGCGGGTGCGCGCGACGACGCTGCTTTTCATGCTGATGTTCGTGGCGCTGCTGGGCGTGGTCCTTGCGCTGCGGGGCGTGCTGGAGGGCGGCGGGCTGGCGCTTGGCATCCTGCTGATCCCGGCCTATGTGGCAGGGAACCTTGCCGGGCAGGCGCTGTTCGACCCGGGCCGCGCGCGGCTCTATCGGGCGGTGGCCTACGGGGTGTTCATTGCCTCTGCCCTTGCGGGATTGCCGATCTTTGGCGGATAA
- the secF gene encoding protein translocase subunit SecF → MRLRLVPETTNINFFAARKVTFGASMVLMVLSVVAWAVMGLNFGIDFRGGTTIRTESTQAVDVAQYRDAIAPLELGDVAISEVFDPTFDADQHVAMLRIQAQEGEESAGNEMVASVEAALKGVDESIRFTSVESVGPKVSGELVQSAVLAVLAALGAIMVYIWLRFEWQFSLGAVVALFHDVLLTIGLFALLQIKFDLATIAALLTIVGYSINDTVVIFDRVRENLIKYKKMGLQDVMNLSVNETLSRTVMTSGTTLIALIALLVLGGDVIRGFVFAITWGVIVGTYSSVYVAKNIVLMLGTKRDWTKPSDGPGGTQFSTTDA, encoded by the coding sequence ATGCGTTTGCGACTGGTTCCCGAGACGACCAACATCAACTTCTTTGCCGCGCGCAAGGTCACCTTCGGCGCCTCGATGGTGCTGATGGTGCTTTCGGTGGTGGCCTGGGCGGTGATGGGGCTGAACTTCGGCATCGACTTCCGGGGCGGCACCACGATCCGGACCGAGAGCACGCAGGCGGTGGACGTGGCCCAGTACCGCGACGCGATTGCGCCGCTGGAGCTGGGCGATGTGGCGATCAGCGAGGTCTTCGATCCGACCTTCGACGCCGATCAGCACGTGGCGATGCTGCGCATCCAGGCCCAGGAGGGCGAGGAGAGCGCCGGCAACGAGATGGTGGCCAGCGTCGAGGCGGCGCTGAAGGGCGTGGACGAGAGCATTCGGTTCACCTCGGTCGAGAGCGTCGGCCCGAAGGTGTCGGGCGAGCTGGTGCAGAGCGCGGTGCTGGCGGTGCTGGCGGCCCTCGGGGCGATCATGGTCTATATCTGGCTGCGCTTCGAATGGCAGTTCTCGCTGGGCGCGGTGGTGGCGCTGTTCCACGACGTGCTGCTGACCATCGGCCTCTTTGCCCTGCTCCAGATCAAGTTCGACCTCGCCACGATTGCGGCGCTGCTGACCATCGTGGGCTACTCGATCAACGACACCGTGGTGATCTTCGACCGGGTTCGGGAGAACCTGATCAAGTACAAGAAGATGGGCCTGCAGGACGTGATGAACCTCTCGGTGAACGAGACCCTGAGCCGGACGGTCATGACCTCGGGCACCACGCTGATTGCGCTGATCGCACTCTTGGTGCTGGGCGGCGACGTGATCCGGGGCTTTGTCTTTGCCATCACCTGGGGCGTGATCGTGGGCACCTATTCGTCGGTCTACGTGGCCAAGAACATCGTGCTGATGCTGGGCACCAAGCGCGACTGGACCAAGCCGAGCGACGGGCCGGGCGGCACGCAGTTTTCGACCACGGATGCCTGA